The Helicobacter pylori genome includes a window with the following:
- the flgK gene encoding flagellar hook-associated protein FlgK — protein sequence MGGILSSLNTSYTGLQAHQSMVDVTGNNISNASDEFYSRQRVIAKPQAAYMYGTKNVNMGVDVEAIERVHDEFVFSRYTKANYENTYYDTEFSHLKEASAYFPDIDEASLFTDLQDYFNSWKELSKNAKDSAQKQALAQKTEALTHNIKDTRERLTTLQHKASEELKSVIKEVNSLGSQIAEINKRIKEVENNKSLKHANELRDKRDELEFHLRELLGGNVFKSSIKTSSLTDKDSADFDESYNLNIGHGFNIIDGSIFHPLVVKESQNKGGLNQVYFQSDDFKVTNITDKLNQGKVGALLDVYNDGSNGTSKGKLQDYIDLLDSFARGLIESTNAIYAQSASHHIEGEPVEFNSDEAFRDTNYNIKNGSFDLIAYNTDGKEIARKTIAITPITTMNDIIQAINANTDDNQDNNTENDFDDYFTASFNNETKKFVIQPKNASQGLFVSMKDNGTNFMGALKLNPFFQGDDASNISLNKEYKKEPTTIRPWLAPINGNFDVANMMQQLQYDSVDFYNDKFDIKPMKISEFYQFLTGKINTDAEKSGRILDTKKSMLETIKKEQLSISQVSVDEEMVNLIKFQSGYAANAKVITAIDRMIDTLLGIKQ from the coding sequence ATGGGCGGGATTTTATCTTCACTCAACACTTCTTACACGGGCCTACAAGCCCATCAGAGCATGGTGGATGTTACGGGGAATAATATTTCTAACGCTAGCGATGAATTTTATAGCCGTCAGCGCGTGATTGCAAAGCCTCAAGCGGCTTACATGTATGGCACTAAAAATGTGAATATGGGCGTGGATGTAGAAGCCATTGAAAGGGTGCATGATGAGTTTGTTTTTTCTCGTTACACGAAGGCTAATTACGAAAATACTTATTACGATACAGAGTTTTCGCATTTAAAAGAAGCGAGCGCGTATTTTCCGGACATTGATGAAGCGAGCCTTTTTACGGATTTGCAAGATTATTTTAACTCATGGAAAGAATTGTCTAAAAACGCCAAAGACTCCGCTCAAAAACAGGCCCTTGCGCAAAAAACAGAAGCTTTAACGCACAACATTAAAGACACCAGAGAAAGATTAACGACCTTACAGCATAAGGCGAGTGAAGAATTAAAAAGCGTGATTAAAGAAGTCAATAGCTTGGGTTCTCAAATCGCTGAGATCAATAAACGCATTAAAGAAGTGGAAAATAACAAAAGCTTAAAGCATGCGAATGAATTAAGGGATAAGCGAGATGAGTTGGAATTCCATTTGCGAGAGCTTTTAGGGGGGAATGTTTTTAAAAGCAGTATCAAGACTAGCTCGCTCACCGATAAAGACTCAGCGGATTTTGATGAGAGCTATAACCTTAATATCGGGCATGGGTTCAATATCATTGATGGCTCTATTTTCCATCCTTTAGTGGTTAAAGAATCTCAAAATAAAGGAGGTTTGAACCAGGTTTATTTTCAAAGCGATGATTTTAAGGTTACTAATATTACTGACAAGCTCAATCAGGGAAAAGTGGGGGCGTTATTGGATGTGTATAATGACGGCTCTAATGGGACTTCAAAGGGCAAATTGCAAGATTATATTGATTTGTTGGATTCTTTTGCTAGGGGCTTGATAGAATCCACTAATGCGATTTACGCTCAAAGCGCGAGTCATCATATTGAGGGCGAGCCGGTGGAGTTTAATAGCGATGAAGCCTTTAGAGACACTAATTACAATATCAAAAACGGCTCGTTTGACTTGATCGCTTACAACACCGATGGTAAAGAAATCGCCAGAAAAACCATTGCTATCACGCCCATTACAACCATGAACGATATTATCCAAGCCATTAACGCTAACACTGATGACAATCAAGATAATAACACCGAAAACGATTTTGATGATTATTTTACGGCGAGCTTTAACAATGAGACTAAAAAGTTTGTTATCCAGCCTAAAAACGCTTCGCAAGGGTTATTTGTCTCCATGAAAGATAACGGCACGAATTTTATGGGAGCGTTAAAGCTTAACCCTTTTTTTCAAGGCGATGACGCTTCTAATATCAGCTTGAATAAAGAATACAAAAAAGAGCCTACCACTATCCGCCCATGGCTTGCCCCCATTAACGGGAATTTTGATGTGGCGAACATGATGCAGCAATTGCAATACGATAGCGTGGATTTTTATAACGACAAGTTTGACATTAAACCAATGAAAATCAGCGAGTTTTATCAATTTTTAACCGGTAAAATCAATACGGACGCTGAAAAATCAGGGCGTATCTTGGACACTAAAAAGAGCATGTTAGAGACCATTAAAAAAGAGCAACTCTCTATTTCGCAAGTGAGCGTGGATGAAGAAATGGTGAATTTGATCAAGTTTCAAAGCGGCTATGCGGCTAACGCTAAAGTCATTACCGCTATTGATCGGATGATAGACACTTTATTGGGGATTAAACAATAA
- the tolB gene encoding Tol-Pal system protein TolB, translating into MRYLWLFLIHTIGLFATDKTLDIIKTIQKLPKIEVRYSIDNDANYALKLHEVLANDLKTSQHFDVSQNKDQGAINYAELKDKKVHLVALVSVVLENGNKISRLKLYDVDTETLKKTFDYPILSSDLYPFAAHNMAIVVNDYLKAPSIAWMKRLIVFSKYIGPGITSIALADYTMRYQKEIIKNNRLNIFPKWANADQTEFYYTQYGERTPMILKYNIQKATHENIASSQGMAVVSSVSADGSKILMSLAPEGQPDVYLYDTHKKTKTKITRYPGIDVSGVFLEDDKSMAFVSDRSGYPNIYMKKLGLKESAEQLLYEGRSNESIDAYKDSIVYVSRENLNEFGKTVFNLNLITLNSKYIRRLTVNGSNQMPRFSMDGRNIMYIKKTPQEYAMGLILLDYNQSFLFPLKNVKIQAFDW; encoded by the coding sequence ATGAGGTATTTATGGCTTTTTTTAATACACACTATAGGGCTTTTTGCAACAGATAAAACACTAGATATTATTAAAACCATTCAAAAACTTCCTAAGATTGAAGTGCGCTACTCTATAGATAACGATGCCAATTACGCTTTAAAATTGCATGAAGTCTTAGCGAATGATTTAAAGACTAGCCAGCATTTTGATGTTTCTCAAAACAAGGATCAAGGCGCAATCAATTACGCAGAACTCAAGGATAAAAAAGTCCATCTTGTAGCGCTGGTGAGCGTGGTTTTAGAAAACGGCAATAAAATTTCACGATTAAAACTTTATGATGTGGATACAGAAACGCTCAAAAAGACTTTTGACTACCCCATTTTAAGTTCCGATTTATACCCTTTTGCAGCGCACAACATGGCCATTGTGGTGAATGATTATTTAAAAGCCCCTTCTATCGCTTGGATGAAGCGCCTTATTGTTTTTTCTAAATACATTGGACCAGGAATCACAAGCATCGCCTTAGCCGATTATACGATGCGCTATCAAAAAGAAATCATCAAAAACAACCGACTCAATATATTCCCTAAATGGGCGAACGCTGATCAAACGGAGTTTTATTACACGCAATATGGCGAAAGAACGCCCATGATTTTAAAATACAACATTCAAAAAGCCACTCATGAGAATATCGCTAGCTCTCAAGGAATGGCTGTGGTTTCTAGCGTGAGTGCTGATGGCTCTAAAATTTTAATGTCTTTAGCCCCTGAAGGCCAGCCGGATGTGTATTTGTATGACACGCATAAAAAAACTAAAACCAAAATAACGCGCTATCCTGGGATAGATGTCTCAGGAGTGTTTTTAGAAGATGACAAGTCTATGGCTTTTGTTTCGGATAGATCCGGTTATCCTAACATCTATATGAAGAAATTGGGGTTAAAAGAGAGCGCGGAGCAACTCCTTTATGAAGGGAGAAGCAATGAATCCATTGACGCTTATAAAGACAGTATTGTGTATGTGAGCAGGGAAAATCTTAATGAATTTGGCAAAACGGTGTTCAATTTGAATCTGATCACTCTAAACAGCAAATATATCCGCAGGCTTACTGTGAATGGCTCTAACCAAATGCCTCGTTTTTCTATGGATGGGAGAAATATCATGTATATCAAAAAGACACCTCAAGAATACGCCATGGGGCTTATTTTACTAGACTATAATCAGAGTTTTTTATTCCCTTTAAAGAATGTGAAGATACAAGCCTTTGATTGGTAA
- a CDS encoding energy transducer TonB, which yields MSKSAIFVVSGFLAFLLYALLLYGLLLERHNKEAEKILLDLGKKNEQVIDLNLEDVPSDEKKDEKAEKVEEKKDEKAVEKNITDKESDFVDPKEQEESLENIFSSLNDFQEKTDTNAQKDEQKNEQEEEQRRLKEQQRLRKNQKNQEILKGLQQNLDQFAQKLESVKNKTLDLQIPKQDGVDEKAYQEWYAQIYQILYKGWKGVFYHKASVSALIMITKDGEFDYTILSYSDFKDYNKSVMTLLNDLKKVDFPPYPGGNMISIQVNFTTKEEQ from the coding sequence ATGAGTAAGAGCGCGATCTTTGTTGTTTCTGGCTTTTTAGCGTTCTTGCTCTATGCTTTGTTATTATATGGTTTGTTGCTAGAAAGGCATAATAAAGAAGCGGAGAAAATCCTTTTGGATTTGGGCAAAAAAAACGAACAAGTCATTGATTTGAATTTAGAAGATGTGCCAAGCGATGAAAAAAAAGATGAAAAAGCTGAAAAAGTAGAAGAGAAAAAAGATGAAAAAGCAGTTGAAAAAAATATAACTGATAAGGAGAGCGATTTTGTTGATCCTAAAGAACAAGAAGAAAGCCTTGAAAATATTTTTTCTTCACTCAATGATTTTCAAGAAAAGACAGACACAAACGCTCAAAAAGATGAGCAAAAAAATGAGCAAGAAGAAGAGCAAAGGCGTTTAAAAGAGCAGCAACGCTTAAGAAAAAACCAAAAAAATCAAGAGATATTGAAAGGTTTGCAACAGAATTTGGATCAATTCGCGCAAAAACTAGAAAGCGTTAAAAACAAGACTTTAGATTTGCAAATTCCTAAACAAGATGGGGTTGATGAAAAAGCCTATCAAGAGTGGTATGCTCAAATCTATCAGATTTTATATAAAGGTTGGAAAGGGGTTTTTTACCACAAGGCTTCAGTGAGCGCGCTGATTATGATCACTAAAGATGGAGAGTTTGATTATACCATTCTTAGCTACTCCGATTTTAAGGATTATAACAAGAGTGTGATGACCCTTTTAAATGATTTAAAGAAAGTGGATTTTCCCCCATATCCTGGAGGAAACATGATTTCTATTCAAGTTAATTTCACCACTAAGGAAGAACAATGA
- a CDS encoding HP1117 family Sel1-like repeat protein translates to MGYASKLALKICLVGLCLFSVLGAEHLEQKRNYIYKGEEAYNNKEYERAASFYKSAIKNGEPLAYVLLGIMYENGRGVPKDYKKAAEYFQKAVDNDMPRGYNNLGVMYKEGRGVPKDEKKAVEYFRIATEKGYTNAYINLGIMYMEGRGVPSNYVKATECFRKAMHKGNVEAYILLGDIYYSGNDQLGIEPDKDKAIVYYKMAADMSSSRAYEGLAESYQYGLGVESDKKKAEEYMQKACDFDIDKNCKKKNTSSR, encoded by the coding sequence ATGGGATACGCAAGCAAATTAGCCTTGAAGATTTGTTTGGTAGGTTTGTGTTTATTTAGCGTTCTTGGTGCAGAACACCTTGAACAAAAAAGGAATTATATTTATAAAGGGGAGGAAGCCTATAATAATAAAGAATACGAGCGAGCGGCTTCTTTTTATAAGAGCGCGATTAAAAATGGCGAACCGCTTGCTTATGTTCTTTTAGGGATCATGTATGAAAATGGTAGGGGTGTGCCTAAAGATTACAAGAAGGCGGCTGAATATTTTCAAAAAGCGGTTGATAACGATATGCCTAGAGGGTATAACAATTTAGGCGTGATGTATAAAGAGGGTAGGGGCGTTCCTAAAGATGAAAAGAAAGCCGTGGAATATTTTAGAATAGCTACAGAGAAAGGCTATACTAACGCCTATATAAACTTAGGCATCATGTATATGGAGGGTAGGGGAGTTCCAAGCAACTATGTGAAAGCGACAGAGTGCTTTAGAAAAGCGATGCATAAGGGTAATGTAGAAGCTTATATCCTTTTAGGGGATATTTATTATAGTGGGAATGATCAATTGGGTATTGAGCCAGACAAAGATAAGGCTATTGTCTATTATAAAATGGCGGCTGATATGAGTTCTTCTAGAGCTTATGAAGGGTTAGCAGAGTCTTATCAGTATGGGTTAGGCGTGGAAAGCGATAAGAAAAAGGCTGAAGAATACATGCAAAAAGCATGCGATTTTGACATTGATAAAAATTGTAAGAAAAAGAACACTTCAAGCCGATAA
- a CDS encoding flagellar biosynthesis anti-sigma factor FlgM, with amino-acid sequence MINAVSSLAPVQSLGNYKRVEKNEKVENSEATLDRVAEIKKAIENNQYKINLHETSHKMAQDLLGIS; translated from the coding sequence ATGATCAATGCCGTTTCTTCTCTTGCTCCGGTGCAGTCTTTGGGGAATTACAAGCGTGTGGAAAAGAATGAAAAAGTTGAAAATAGCGAGGCCACTCTTGATAGGGTAGCTGAAATCAAGAAAGCTATTGAAAATAACCAGTATAAAATCAACTTGCATGAGACTTCTCATAAAATGGCACAGGATTTATTGGGGATAAGCTAG
- the ggt gene encoding gamma-glutamyltransferase has translation MRRSFLKTIGLGVIALSLGLLSPLSAASYPPIKNTKVGLALSSHPLASEIGQKVLEEGGNAIDAAVAIGFALAVVHPAAGNIGGGGFAVIHLANGENVALDFREKAPLKATKNMFLDKQGNVVPKLSEDGYLAAGVPGTVAGMEAMLKKYGTKKLSQLIDPAIKLAENGYAISQRQAETLKEARERFLKYSSSKKYFFKKGHLDYQEGDLFVQKDLAKTLNQIKTLGAKGFYQGQVADLIEKDMKKNGGIITKEDLASYNVKWRKPVVGSYRGYKIISMSPPSSGGTHLIQILNVMENADLGALGYGASKNIHIAAEAMRQAYADRSVYMGDADFVSVPVDKLINKAYAKKIFDAIQPDTVTPSSQIKPGMGQLHEGSNTTHYSVADRWGNAVSVTYTINASYGSAASIDGAGFLLNNEMDDFSIKPGNPNLYGLVGGDANAIEANKRPLSSMSPTIVLKNNKVFMVVGSPGGSRIITTVLQVISNVIDYNMNISEAVSAPRFHMQWLPDELRIEKFGMPADVKDNLTKMGYQIVTKPVMGDVNAIQVLPKTKGSVFYGATDPRKEF, from the coding sequence ATGAGACGGAGTTTTTTGAAAACGATTGGCTTGGGTGTGATAGCGCTCTCTTTGGGTTTGTTAAGCCCTTTGAGTGCAGCGAGTTACCCCCCTATTAAAAACACTAAAGTAGGCTTAGCCCTTTCTAGCCACCCGCTAGCTAGTGAGATCGGGCAAAAGGTTTTAGAAGAGGGGGGTAATGCGATTGATGCGGCTGTAGCGATTGGTTTTGCTCTAGCGGTCGTCCATCCTGCAGCAGGCAATATTGGTGGAGGGGGTTTTGCGGTTATCCATTTGGCTAATGGTGAAAATGTTGCCTTAGATTTTAGAGAAAAAGCCCCCTTAAAAGCCACTAAGAACATGTTTTTAGACAAGCAAGGCAATGTAGTCCCTAAACTCAGCGAAGATGGCTATTTGGCGGCTGGGGTTCCTGGAACGGTGGCGGGCATGGAAGCGATGTTGAAAAAATACGGCACAAAAAAACTATCGCAACTCATTGATCCTGCCATTAAATTAGCTGAAAATGGTTATGCGATTTCACAAAGACAAGCAGAAACCCTAAAAGAAGCAAGGGAGCGGTTTTTAAAATACAGTTCTAGCAAAAAGTATTTTTTTAAAAAAGGGCATCTTGATTATCAAGAAGGGGATCTGTTTGTCCAAAAAGATTTAGCCAAGACTTTGAATCAAATCAAAACGCTAGGCGCTAAAGGCTTTTATCAAGGGCAAGTCGCTGATTTGATTGAGAAAGACATGAAAAAAAATGGAGGGATTATCACTAAAGAAGATTTAGCCAGTTACAATGTGAAATGGCGCAAACCCGTGGTAGGGAGTTATCGTGGGTATAAGATCATTTCTATGTCGCCGCCCAGTTCAGGAGGCACGCATTTGATCCAGATTTTAAATGTCATGGAAAATGCGGATTTAGGCGCTCTTGGGTATGGGGCTTCTAAGAATATCCATATCGCTGCAGAAGCGATGCGTCAAGCTTATGCGGACAGATCGGTTTATATGGGAGATGCTGATTTTGTTTCAGTGCCGGTGGATAAATTAATTAATAAGGCGTATGCCAAAAAGATTTTTGACGCTATCCAGCCAGATACGGTTACGCCAAGCTCTCAAATCAAACCAGGAATGGGGCAGTTGCATGAGGGGAGCAATACCACGCATTATTCTGTAGCGGACAGGTGGGGGAATGCAGTCAGCGTTACTTACACCATTAACGCTTCTTATGGAAGCGCTGCTAGTATTGATGGGGCAGGATTTTTATTGAACAATGAAATGGATGATTTTTCCATAAAGCCCGGGAATCCTAATCTCTATGGTTTAGTAGGGGGCGATGCGAATGCGATTGAAGCCAATAAGCGCCCTTTAAGCTCCATGTCGCCTACGATTGTGTTGAAAAACAATAAGGTTTTCATGGTGGTAGGAAGCCCTGGAGGGTCTAGGATTATCACTACGGTGTTGCAAGTGATTTCCAATGTCATTGATTACAATATGAATATTTCTGAAGCGGTCTCAGCCCCTAGATTCCACATGCAATGGCTTCCTGATGAATTAAGGATTGAAAAGTTTGGCATGCCCGCTGATGTGAAAGACAACCTCACTAAAATGGGCTATCAAATCGTTACTAAGCCGGTCATGGGTGATGTGAATGCGATCCAAGTTTTGCCTAAAACTAAAGGGAGCGTTTTTTATGGGGCAACGGATCCAAGGAAAGAATTTTAA
- a CDS encoding FKBP-type peptidyl-prolyl cis-trans isomerase: MQNHDLESIKQAALIEYEVREQGSSEVLDSNISKEPLEFIIGANQIIAGLEKAVLKAQIGEWEEVVIAPEEAYGVYESSYLQEVPRDQFEGIELEKGMSVFGQTEDNQTIQATIKDFSNTHVMVDYNHPLAGKTLAFRFKVLGFREVSEEEILASHHGGGTGCCGGHGGHGGKKGGGCGCSCSHG; this comes from the coding sequence ATGCAAAACCATGATTTAGAATCAATCAAACAAGCCGCTTTGATTGAATATGAAGTGAGAGAACAAGGCTCTAGCGAAGTGCTAGACAGCAATATTTCTAAAGAGCCTTTAGAGTTTATTATAGGCGCTAATCAGATCATAGCAGGGTTAGAAAAGGCGGTATTAAAGGCTCAAATTGGCGAGTGGGAAGAGGTTGTTATCGCCCCAGAAGAAGCTTATGGGGTTTATGAAAGCAGCTATTTGCAAGAAGTCCCTAGAGATCAATTTGAAGGCATTGAATTAGAAAAAGGCATGAGCGTTTTTGGGCAAACTGAAGACAACCAAACCATTCAAGCCACTATCAAAGACTTTAGCAACACGCATGTGATGGTGGATTATAACCACCCGTTAGCCGGGAAAACTTTAGCGTTTCGTTTCAAGGTTTTAGGTTTTAGGGAAGTGAGCGAAGAAGAAATTTTAGCTTCACACCATGGCGGTGGGACAGGTTGCTGTGGCGGTCATGGGGGTCATGGCGGGAAGAAAGGTGGGGGTTGTGGTTGCTCATGCTCGCATGGGTAG
- a CDS encoding DNA cytosine methyltransferase, with translation MGILTFMDFCSGIGGGRLGLEQCHLKCVGHAEINHEALRTYELFFKDTHNFGDLMRINPNDLPDFDALISGFPCQAFSINGKRKGLEDERGTIIYGLIRILKVKQPECFLLENVKGLINHKQQETFKTIIKALQEAGYTTYYQILNSADFQLAQNRERLYIVGFRKDLKHHFVFPLGLVNDYHFEDFLDADNECYLDINNDAFQRYLHNQYNHNRVSLENLLTSENAVLDTRQSDLRLYSNVFPTLRTSRHGLFYTQKGKIKKLNAIESLLLQGFPRDLIAKIKDNPNFKESHLLSQAGNAMSVNVIAAIAKQMLKAIQ, from the coding sequence TTGGGAATTTTAACTTTTATGGATTTTTGTTCTGGTATTGGTGGAGGCCGTTTGGGCTTGGAGCAATGCCATTTAAAATGCGTAGGGCATGCCGAAATCAATCATGAAGCCCTTAGGACCTATGAATTATTTTTTAAAGATACCCATAATTTTGGGGATTTGATGCGAATCAACCCTAATGATTTACCCGATTTTGATGCACTCATTAGCGGGTTTCCTTGTCAAGCTTTTTCTATCAATGGCAAAAGGAAAGGGCTTGAAGATGAAAGAGGGACGATTATTTACGGGCTTATTCGCATTTTAAAAGTTAAACAGCCTGAATGTTTCTTGCTTGAAAACGTTAAGGGCTTAATCAACCATAAGCAGCAAGAAACTTTTAAAACCATTATCAAAGCTTTGCAAGAAGCGGGCTATACAACTTATTATCAAATTTTAAACAGCGCTGATTTCCAATTAGCCCAAAACAGAGAACGCCTTTATATTGTAGGGTTTAGGAAGGATTTGAAACATCATTTTGTCTTTCCTTTAGGTCTGGTCAATGATTATCATTTTGAAGATTTTTTAGACGCAGATAATGAGTGTTATTTGGATATTAATAACGATGCATTTCAAAGATACTTGCACAACCAATACAACCATAACCGGGTTTCTTTAGAGAATCTCTTAACTTCAGAAAACGCCGTTTTAGACACAAGACAATCTGATTTAAGGTTGTATTCTAATGTTTTTCCTACTTTAAGGACTTCTCGGCATGGCTTGTTTTATACCCAAAAAGGCAAAATCAAAAAATTAAACGCTATTGAAAGCTTGCTTTTACAAGGATTTCCTAGGGATTTGATCGCTAAGATTAAAGATAATCCTAACTTTAAAGAAAGCCATTTGCTATCCCAAGCAGGGAATGCGATGAGCGTGAATGTGATTGCCGCAATCGCTAAACAAATGTTAAAGGCGATTCAATAA
- a CDS encoding outer membrane protein Omp18 — MKRSSVFSFLVAFLLVAGCSHKMDNKTVAGDVSAKTVQTAPVTTEPAPEKEEPKQEPAPVVEEKPAVESGTIIASIYFDFDKYEIKESDQETLDEIVQKAKENHMQVLLEGNTDEFGSSEYNQALGVKRTLSVKNALVIKGVEKDMIKTISFGETKPKCTQKTKECYRENRRVDVKLVK, encoded by the coding sequence ATGAAGAGATCTTCTGTATTTAGTTTCTTGGTAGCTTTTTTATTGGTAGCTGGCTGTAGTCATAAAATGGATAATAAGACTGTGGCTGGCGATGTGAGCGCTAAAACGGTTCAGACTGCACCTGTTACTACAGAACCAGCTCCAGAGAAAGAAGAGCCTAAACAAGAGCCAGCTCCAGTGGTTGAAGAAAAGCCGGCTGTTGAGAGCGGGACTATCATCGCTTCTATTTATTTTGATTTTGACAAGTATGAAATCAAAGAATCCGATCAAGAGACTTTAGATGAGATCGTGCAAAAAGCTAAAGAAAACCACATGCAAGTGCTTTTGGAAGGCAATACCGATGAATTTGGCTCTAGCGAATACAACCAAGCGCTTGGCGTTAAAAGGACTTTGAGCGTGAAAAACGCTTTAGTCATTAAAGGGGTAGAAAAAGATATGATCAAAACCATCAGTTTTGGTGAAACCAAACCCAAATGCACCCAAAAAACTAAAGAATGCTACAGAGAAAACAGAAGAGTGGATGTCAAATTAGTGAAGTAA